DNA from Mycobacterium sp. SMC-8:
CACCCCCGAGCAGGTGTGCCATCGTCTGCCGACACTAGTGGGCCCACGGTCGTTACCAGAAACCGGCGATCCGCCCTGTGCCATCATGACCACGTCGGAATCAGGCGGCTGGACGGCACAGTGGGGAGTGAGCAGTGGTGGACCTCTCGGCGATCACGAGGCCTGTGGGGCGACTGGTCGCGACTGCACAGAACGGGCTCGAGGTGTTGCTCTACGGCGGGCTGGAGACCGGCGCCGTGCCGTCGCCGTTCCAGATCGTCCAGAGCGTGCCGATGTACCGGCTGCGCCGCTACTTCCCGCCCGATACCCGGCCGGGCGGCAAGCCCGTCGGCGCACCGGTGCTGATGGTGCACCCGATGATGATGTCGGCCGACATGTGGGACGTCACCCGCGACGAGGGCGCCGTCGGCATCCTGCACAAGGCCGGAATCGACCCGTGGGTCATCGACTTCGGTTCCCCCGACAAGATCGAGGGCGGGATGCAGCGCAACCTCGCCGATCACGTGGTCGCGCTCAGCGAGGCCATCGACACGGTCAAAACCGTCACCGGGCGTGACGTCCACCTGGCCGGTTACTCGCAGGGCGGCATGTTCGCCTATCAGACGGCGGCGTATCGCCGGTCCAAGGATCTGGCCAGCATCGTCGCGTTCGGGTCGCCGGTCGACACGCTGGCCGCGCTTCCGATGAACCTGCCGGCGAGCCTGGCCCCGGCGGCCGCCGACTTCATGGCCGACCACGTGTTCAGCCGCATCGACATCCCGGGATGGTTGGCGCGCACCGGATTTCAGATGCTCGATCCGGTCAAGACCGCGCAGTCTCGGTTGGATTTCCTGCGTCAGCTACACGACCGGGAGGCGCTGCTGCCGCGTGAGCAGCAGCGGCGGTTCCTGGCCTCCGAGGGCTGGATCGCGTGGTCGGGGCCCGCGATCTCCGAGCTGCTCAAGCAGTTCATCGCGCACAACCGCATGATGACCGGTGGCTTCTCGATCCACGGTGACCTGGTGACGCTGTCCGACATCAGCTGCCCGGTGCTCGCCGTGATCGGCGAGGTCGACGACATCGGGCAGCCGGCGTCGGTGCGGGGCATCAAGCGGGCCGCGCCGCAGGCCGATGTCTACGAGTTCTCGATCCGCGCAGGCCATTTCGGGCTCGTGGTGGGATCCAAGGCCGCGACACAGACCTGGCCGACGGTGGCCGAGTGGGTGCGCTGGCTCGACAGCGGCGGCAGTATGCCCGACGGGGTCACGCCGATGCCGGTGCAGCCGTCCGAGCCCACCGAGAGCGGGGTGTCGCTGACCTCACGGCTGGCGCACAGTGCCACCGCGGCCACCGAGATGGCCTTCACTCTGGCCAAATCGGCCGCCGACGCGCTCGTCACGGCGAACAAGTCGGCGCGGGCCCTCGCCGTCGAGACCGCGCGCACCCTGCCGCGCCTGGCCCGCCTCGGCCAGGTCAACGACCACACGCGAATCTCGTTGGGCCGCATCATGAGTGAGCAGGCCCGAGACATGCCCAACGGGGAAGCGCTGCTGTTCGACGGGCGCGTGCACACCTATGAGGCCGTCGACCGCCGCATCAACAACGTGGTGCGCGGCCTGATCGAGGTCGGTGTGCGACAGGGCACCCGGGTCGGGGTGTTGATGGAAACCCGGCCCAGCGCTCTGGTCGCGATCGCGGCCCTGTCCCGGCTCGGCGCGGTGGCCGTGCTGATGCCGCCCGACGCCGACCTCGCCGAAGCCGCGCGGCTGGGCGCGGTGACCGAGATCATCGCCGACCCCACCAACCTCGACGTGGCGCGCAAGCTCGACATGCGGGTGCTGGTGCTCGGCGGCGGAGAATCCCGCGACCTCCACTTGCCCGACAACGCCGACGTAATCGACATGGAGAAGATCGACCCGGACCTGGTAGACCTGCCCGGCTGGTACCGGCCCAACCCCGGCCTGGCCCGCGACCTGGCGTTCATCGGGTTCAGCACGATCAGCGGCGACCTGGTCGCCCGCCAGATCACCAACTACCGCTGGGCGCTGTCGGCGTTCGGCACCGCCTCGGCGGCCAACCTCAGCCGCAGCGACACCGTCTACTGCCTGACCCCGCTGCACCACCAATCGGGACTGCTGGTCAGCCTCGGCGGCGCGGTCGTCGGCGGCGCCCGGGTGGCCCTGTCGCGCGAGTTGCGCCCGGACCGCTTCTTGCAGGAGATCCGGCAGTACGGCGTGACGGTGGTGTCCTACACCTGGGCGATGCTGCGCGAGGTCATCGACGATCCGGCGTTCGCCTTGAACGGCGGCCATCCGATCCGGCTGTTCATCGGCTCCGGAATGCCCGCGGGGCTGTGGAAGCGGGTCGTCGAGGTGTTCGAACCGGCCAACGTCGTCGAGTTCTTCGCCACCACCGACGGTCAGGCGGTGCTGGCCAACGTCAAGGGCGCCAAGATCGGCAGCAAGGGCAGGCCGCTGCCGGGCGGAGGCGAGATCGCGCTGGCGGCGTACGACCCCGACGGCGACCTGATCCTCGAGGACGACCAGGGTTTCGTGCGGCGTGCCGAGGCCGGGGAGGTGGGCGTGCTGCTGGCGCACCCACGCGGACCCGTCGACCCGCTGGCCTCGGTCAAGCGCGGCGTGTTCGCCCCCGCCGACACCTGGGTGTCCACCGAATACCTGTTCCGCCGCGACGAGGACGGCGACTACTGGTTGGTCGACAACCGCGCGTCGGTGATCCACACGGCGCGGGGGGCGGTGTTCGCCGCGACGGTCAACGATGCGGTCGGCAGACTCGGTGCCGTCGACATGGCGGTCACCTACGGGGTGGAAGCCGACAACGGTGACACGCTGGCCGTCACCGCGCTGGCGCTGTGCCCCGGCGGCAGCATCCCGTCGGCCGACCTGTCCGAGGCGCTCGCCGACCTGCCGGCCGGTGAGGCCCCCGACATCGTGCACGTCGTCTCCGATATGACGTTGACCGCGACGTTCCGTCCGCTGGCAGGGCCGCTGCAGGAGAAGGGCATCCCGAAGCCGTCCCGTAACGCCTGGTACCTGGACCCCGATAGCAATCGGTACAAGCGGTTGACCGCTGCCGTGCGCACCGAGATCGCGGGCGGTCAGCAGTGATGCCCGCCCCGGTGTGCGCTGTTAGGCTCGCCGGGGCGACTACCGAGGTTGCGTGGAGGTTGGGATGACGACGCAGGACAAGAAGACCGGTTGGTCGCTGCACCGCGCGGCGACGGGAGCGCTCCTCGGGGCCGCTCTCGGATTCGGCCTGGTCGTCGGCGTCGCGCCGACGGCGTCCGCACAGCCCACCACTAAAGCCGAGGAGCCGCCCAAGCCGGCCATCTCACCCGACCAGGTCCTGATGATGATCTCGCAGGAGTACCAGAGCGGCCGCGGCGGTGGTCAGGTCTCGAAGCTGATCGAGCAGGTGATGAACCTGCGCGCCCGCGGCATCCGGCCGTCGATCGCCAACACCCAGGCGCTGGCGGCCGGCCTGGATTCGCGTCCCAACCAGGGCCCGCTGATCGAGGCGCTGCAGTCGACGCTGAACTATCAGCGCAAGGTGCTCGCCCAGTCCGCGAACGGGACGCCGTCCGGTCCGACGTCTCCGGGCCCGCAGGTCGGCATGGGCCCGACGGGTCCGGCGTGGGCGCCCAATCAGGGCAACCCGATGATCCAGGACGGCGACACGATCTTCCCGATGCCGGGTCGCTGACCGATGGCGCTGGACGAAAACCTCAAGGCCATCCTGGTCTGCCCGCAGGACCGCGGCCCGTTGGTCGAGGTCGATGACGCGCTGTACAACCCGCGGCTGCGTCGCAAGTACCGCATCGACGACGGCATCCCGGTGCTACTGATCGACGAGGCCGTCGATGTGGACGACCAAGAGCATCAGCGCTTGATGTCGGCTGTCGGGCAGTCCTAGGTAGACGCTTGGTCCGAGATTCACTGCGCGCGATTCCCCCGGGGAAGAAGGACGTCACCGCGCCGACGGTAATCGACGGGCTCAGTTACATCGACGCCAACGATCCCGCGATGCCGATGTACCGGGTGATCGCCAACAACCGTCACCCGGTTGCACTGCGCGACCTGATGATCGCACCGGTGCGGTCCGGCTACATCGGCGACGGACATCAGCCCGATCCCGCGCTGGTGCCGGCCACCGGAGCCGACGCGGTACCGGATGTCGACGTCGACCAGGTGTATCTGCCGGTGCGCGACGGGGTGGCGCGCTGCCAGGTGTATCGGCCACGGTCCTGCGAGTCCGGCCTGCTGCCGGTGATCGTCTACTACCACGGCGGCGGGTTCACCGTCGGTTCCTCCGAGGACTGCGACTTCCTCGCCCGGAAACTGGGCTTCACCAACGACGCGCTGGTGGTCTCGGCCAACTACCGTTCCGCGCCCGAGTACGCCTTCCCCGTCCCGTTCGACGACGCGTTCGACGTTTACACCTGGATCACCCGGCACGGCTCGGACCTGGGCGCCGACATCACCCGCGTGGCCGTGGCGGGGGATTCGGCGGGATCGAACTTCGCCGGTGCGATCCCGCTGCGGGCCCGCGACGAGGGTGTGCGGGTGCCGGACGCCGTGGTGATGCTCGGCGCTTTCGCCGACTTCCAGTTCGAGCGGTGGCCGTCGTTCCTTCAGCTGGCGCCGCGCGGAATCGTCTATGACATGGCCTTCGCCGGTTTCATCCGCGGCGCCTATGTGGCGACCGCGCCGTGGAAGCACCCGTGGGTGAGCCCGATCGAGGGCGACCTGACCGACTACCCGCCCGCGGTCGTCGTGGCCGGCACGCACGATCCGATCGTCGATTCCGCCCGCGCGTTCGCCGCGCGCATCCGCGCGGCCGGCGGGGTCGCGCACGAGTACTTTCCCGACGGCATGCCGCACGGTTTCTACTTCTTCCCCGGGGTCCATGCCGAAGAGGACGTCGCTTACCGTGTCGTCGCCGACGCCCTGGCCGACGTGTTTCAGCCCGGACGTGTCGGCTGATCTACTCGCGGTCGATCCGCTCACTGCCGCGCGCCTGCTGTTGGGGGCCCGTCTGGCCGGTCGCCGGGTGGCCGCGACGATTGTCGAGGTCGAGGCCTACGGCGGCCCCGAAGACGGGCCGTGGCCGGATGCCGCAGCACACTCCTATCGCGGGCCGGGCCTGCGCAACGCCGTGATGTTCGGCCCGCCGGGACGGCTCTACACCTACCGCAGCCACGGCATCCACGTCTGCGCGAACGTGGTGTGCGCGAGCGACGGCGTCGCGGCGGCCGTGCTACTGCGTGCGGCGGTGATCGACACCGGTCATGACCGGGCCTGGACCCGTCGCGGTCCGGCGGTGCGCGAAGTCGCGCTGGCCCGGGGTCCGGGCAATCTGTGTTCGGCGCTCGGGATCACGATGGACGACAACGGAATCGACCTGTTCGATCCGTCGGCTCCGGTCCGGTTGGAACTGGGACAGTTACGTGTGGGCGAGACCGGGCCGCGCGTGGGAGTGAGCAAGGCGGCCGACCGCCCGTGGCGGATGTGGCTGCCCGGCCATCCCGAGGTGTCGGCCTACCGGCGCAGTCCGCGGGCACCGGTGCCGGGGCGCAGCGACTAGTACGGGAAGATCGATGCGTGAGTGTTAAGGGCACGTCGATCCTCGATGAGTTGGAATGGCGTGGGCTGATCGCACAGTCCACCGACCGCGATGCGCTGGCCGAGGCGCTGGCCGACGGGCCCGTCACGGTGTATTCCGGATTCGATCCGACGGCGCCGAGCCTGCACGCCGGTCATTTGATCCCGCTGTTGACTCTGCGCCGATTCCAGCAGGCCGGCCATCGCCCGATCGTGCTCGCCGGGGGTGCCACCGGGATGATCGGTGATCCGCGCGATGTGGGGGAGCGAACGCTGAACACCGCCGACACCGTCGCCGACTGGGCGGATCGCATCCGCGGTCAGCTTGAGCGGTTCGTGGAGTTCGACGATTCGCGCACCGGTGCGGTCGTCGTCGACAACCTGTCCTGGACCGGTGAGCTGTCGGCGATCGAGTTCCTGCGCGATGTCGGCAAGCACTTCTCGGTCAACGTGATGCTCGACCGCGACACCGTCCGCCGGCGGCTCGAGGGGGAAGGCATCTCCTACACCGAGTTCAGCTACATGCTGTTGCAGGCCAATGACTACGTCGAACTGCACCAGCGGTACGGCTGCACCCTGCAGGTCGGCGGATCCGATCAATGGGGGAACATCATCGCCGGCGTGCGGCTGGTCCGGCAGAAGGCCGGAGCCAGCGTGCACGCCCTGACCACTCCGCTGGTGACCGACTCCGAAGGCAAGAAGTTCGGCAAGTCCACCGGCGGCGGCAGCCTTTGGCTCGATCCGGATATGACCAGCCCGTATGCCTGGTACCAGTACTTCGTCAACACCGCCGACGCCGACGTCGTGCCGTATCTGCGCTGGTTTACGTTCCTCGACGCCGACGAGCTGGCCGAGCTCGAGCAGGCGACGGCCGAACGTCCGCATGAAAGGGCGGCCCAGCGACGGCTGGCCCGAGAGCTCACCAACCTGGTGCACGGCGAGGCGGCGACCGTGGCCGTTGAGCACGCGAGCCAGGCGCTGTTCGGGCGCGCAGAGCTGGCGGAGCTCGACGAACCCACGTTGGCGGCGGCGCTGAGAGAGGCCTCGGTGGCCCAGCTCGAGCCGGGCGGTAACGACTCGATCACGGAATTGCTTGTCTCCACAGGACTTTCCGCGAGCAAGGGCGCAGCCCGCCGGACCATCGCCGAAGGCGGGGTGTCGGTCAACAACGTGAAGATCACCACAGACGAGTGGTCGCCCCAGCCCTCGGACTACCTCCACGGCAAGTGGTTGGTGCTCCGCCGCGGCAAGCGCAATGTCGCCGGAATAGAGCGGGTGGGCTGATGTCGTGGACGAATCGCCTGGTCAGCGCGTAATCGGCAATGGGGAACAAATCCGGTGGGCCGGTCGTTGAATGATCGCGAGCCGAAAACCCCTGACGGGGCGTGCACCGGATACCGGTCGAAAAACACGCTCTAGCAGCAGATTTGACTCGGCGTTATCCCTGACGTAACTTATCGGAGTCGCTGCGACACGGGCCCAAAACCCGGAGAGCGCGGCGGCACTCCAGAGGGAAGTCCGCTCCGGCGGATGTCCTCATCTGTCCGCACGAGGATCACGGCTTTCGAGCCGGGGTTGTTGTGCGGCAGGTCTGGGGGCGTGTTGTTTGAGAACTCAATAGTGTGTTTGGTGGTTTTTGTTTGTTGTTTTTTGGCCTGCCTCTTTTTCCCGTTTAGGGGTGGGTTGTTTTTGGATGCCAGTTTTTGGTGTCTTGTTTGATGATCGGATTTCTCTGATTGTGAATTCTGCCTGCACTTTTTGGTGTGGGGGTTTTTGTTTGGAGAGTTTGATTCTGGCTCAGGACGAACGCTGGCGGCGTGCTTAACACATGCAAGTCGAACGGAAAGGCCCTTCGGGGTACTCGAGTGGCGAACGGGTGAGTAACACGTGGGTGATCTGCCCTGCACTTTGGGATAAGCCTGGGAAACTGGGTCTAATACCGAATACACCCTTCTGGCTGCATGGTCTGGGAGGGGAAAGCTTTTGCGGTGTGGGATGGGCCCGCGGCCTATCAGCTTGTTGGTGAGGTTATGGCTTACCAAGGCGACGACGGGTAGCCGGCCTGAGAGGGTGACCGGCCACACTGGGACTGAGATACGGCCCAGACTCCTACGGGAGGCAGCAGTGGGGAATATTGCACAATGGGCGCAAGCCTGATGCAGCGACGCCGCGTGAGGGATGACGGCCTTCGGGTTGTAAACCTCTTTCGCCAGGGACGAAGCGCAAGTGACGGTACCTGGAGAAGAAGGACCGGCCAACTACGTGCCAGCAGCCGCGGTAATACGTAGGGTCCGAGCGTTGTCCGGAATTACTGGGCGTAAAGAGCTCGTAGGTGGTTTGTCGCGTTGTCCGTGAAAACTCACAGCTCAACTGTGGGCGTGCGGGCGATACGGGCAGACTGGAGTACTGCAGGGGAGACTGGAATTCCTGGTGTAGCGGTGGAATGCGCAGATATCAGGAGGAACACCGGTGGCGAAGGCGGGTCTCTGGGCAGTAACTGACGCTGAGGAGCGAAAGCGTGGGGAGCGAACAGGATTAGATACCCTGGTAGTCCACGCCGTAAACGGTGGGTACTAGGTGTGGGTTTCCTTCCTTGGGATCCGTGCCGTAGCTAACGCATTAAGTACCCCGCCTGGGGAGTACGGCCGCAAGGCTAAAACTCAAAGAAATTGACGGGGGCCCGCACAAGCGGCGGAGCATGTGGATTAATTCGATGCAACGCGAAGAACCTTACCTGGGTTTGACATGCACAGGACGCCGGCAGAGATGTCGGTTCCCTTGTGGCCTGTGTGCAGGTGGTGCATGGCTGTCGTCAGCTCGTGTCGTGAGATGTTGGGTTAAGTCCCGCAACGAGCGCAACCCTTATCTTATGTTGCCAGCGCGTAATGGCGGGGACTCGTGAGAGACTGCCGGGGTCAACTCGGAGGAAGGTGGGGATGACGTCAAGTCATCATGCCCCTTATGTCCAGGGCTTCACACATGCTACAATGGCCGGTACAAAGGGCTGCGATGCCGTGAGGTGGAGCGAATCCTTTCAAAGCCGGTCTCAGTTCGGATCGGGGTCTGCAACTCGACCCCGTGAAGTCGGAGTCGCTAGTAATCGCAGATCAGCAACGCTGCGGTGAATACGTTCCCGGGCCTTGTACACACCGCCCGTCACGTCATGAAAGTCGGTAACACCCGAAGCCGGTGGCCTAACCCCTTGTGGGAGGGAGCCGTCGAAGGTGGGATCGGCGATTGGGACGAAGTCGTAACAAGGTAGCCGTACCGGAAGGTGCGGCTGGATCACCTCCTTTCTAAGGAGCACCACGAGAATCAGGCCCGCCCACATCGTGTGGGGGTTCGGTGATCTGATCGATTCGTTGGATGGCCCTGGCCTGTAGTGGGTTTCAGGGTCTGGTGCAGGCAACAGACATTGGCGCATGGGTAGGGAAATGCCGTGCGCGGCTGCCAGACACACTATTGGGCTTTGAGACAACAGGCCCTGCAGCCCCGTTGGGGGTTGGCCATTGCCCGTTGGGGTGGTGGAGCGTGTTGTTGCCCTGCTTTGGTGGTGGGGTGTGGTGTTTGATTTGTGGATAGTGGTTGCGAGCATCGAGATGATGGCTTGTATGAGGGCCTGTCTTCCTTTGTGGGGGTGGGTTTTCTTGTGTGGGTTGTCATTTCATGTAATGCAAATTTTTCTGATACTCGCATGCATCTCGTTGTGGGGTGTGTGTGGGTGACTCATTTTTTGGTTTTGTGTTGTAAGTGTTTAAGGGCGCATGGTGGATGCCTTGGCACTGGGAGCCGATGAAGGACGTGGGAGGCTGCGATATGCCTCGGGGAGCTGTCAACCGAGCGTGGATCCGAGGATGTCCGAATGGGGAAACCCGGCACGAGTGATGTCGTGTCACCCAACGCTGAATATATAGGCGTTGGGGGGGAACGCGGGGAAGTGAAACATCTCAGTACCCGTAGGAAGAGAAAACAAAAGTGATTCCGTGAGTAGTGGCGAGCGAAAGCGGAGGATGGCTAAACCGTGTGCATGTGATACCCGGCGGGGGTTGTGTGTGCGGTGTTGTGGGGTCTGTGTTCTGTCCGCCGCCGTGGGCAGCAGCAGTGAGAAAATCAGGTGTTAGGCGAAGTGGCCTGGGATGGTCTGCCGTAGTGGGTGAGAGCCCCGTAGTCGAAAACTCCTGATCTGCTGTCACAGGTTTCCCCGAGTAGCAGCGGGCCCGTGGAATCTGCTGTGAATCTGCCGGGACCACCCGGTAAGCCTGAATACTTCCCAGTGACCGATAGCGGATGAGTACCGTGAGGGAATGGTGAAAAGTACCCCGGGAGGGGAGTGAAATAGTACCTGAAACCGTGCGCTTACAATCCGTCAGAGCCTTCGTTTTTGCGTGGGGTGATGGCGTGCCTTTTGAAGAATGAGCCTGCGAGTCAGGGACATGTCGCGAGGTTAACCCGGGTGGGGTAGCCGTAGCGAAAGCGAGTCTGAATAGGGCGTATCCGCACAGTTGTGTGTGGTGTAGTGGTGTGTTCTGGACCCGAAGCGGAGTGATCTACCCATGGCCAGGGTGAAGCGCGGGTAAGACCGCGTGGAGGCCCGAACCCACTTAGGTTGAAGACTGAGGGGATGAGTTGTGGGTAGGGGTGAAAGGCCAATCAAACTCCGTGATAGCTGGTTCTCCCCGAAATGCATTTAGGTGCAGCGTCGCAGTGTTCGTGTCGGAGGTAGAGCTACTGGATGGCCGATGGGCCCCACAGGGTTACTGACGTCAGCCAAACTCCGAATGCCGACACGGTGTAATGCGGCAGTGAGACGGCGGGGGATAAGCTCCGTGCGTCGAGAGGGAAACAGCCCAGATCGCCGGCTAAGGCCCCTAAGCGTGTGCTAAGTGGAAAAGGATGTGCAGTCGCGAAGACAACCAGGAGGTTGGCTTAGAAGCAGCCACCCTTGAAAGAGTGCGTAATAGCTCACTGGTCAAGTGATTGTGCGCCGATAATGTAGCGGGGCTCAAGCACACCGCCGAAGCCGCGGCAGCACACTTGTGTGCTGGGTAGGGGAGCGTCCTGCATCCGGTGAAGCAGCAGAGTGATCTAGCTGTGGAGGGTGTGGGAGTGAGAATGCAGGCATGAGTAGCGATAAGGCAAGTGAGAACCTTGCCCGCCGGAAGACCAAGGGTTCCTGGGCCAGGCCAGTCCGCCCAGGGTGAGTCGGGACCTAAGGCGAGGCCGACAGGCGTAGTCGATGGACAACGGGTTGATATTCCCGTACCCGTGTGTGAGCGTCCCTGATGAATCACCGGTACTAACCGCCCAAAAGGCGACAGATCAATCCCTTCGGGGAGCGACCGTCGCCGGCTGCGCGGGACCTTCGGTGGTAGTAGTCAAGCGATGGGGTGACGCAGGAAGGTAGCCGTACCGGTCAGTGGTAATACCGGGGTAAGCCTGTAGGGCGAGTGATAGGTAAATCCGTCACTCATGATGCCTGAGAGGTGATGCATAGCCGATTGAGGCGAATTCGGTGATCCTATGCTGCCGAGAAAAGCCTCTAGCGAGCGCACACACGGCCCGTACCCCAAACCAACACAGGTGGTCAGGTAGAGAATACCGAGGCGTACGAGTGAACTATGGTTAAGGAACTCGGCAAAATGCCCCCGTAACTTCGGGAGAAGGGGGACCCCCACACCGTCAAGGCCCTCGCGGCCGGCAGCGGGAGGGTGGCACAAACCAGTGAGAAGCGACTGTTTACTAAAAACACAGGTCCGTGCGAAGTCGCAAGACGATGTATACGGACTGACGCCTGCCCGGTGCTGGAAGGTTAAGAGGACCCGTTAACCCTTTCGGGGGTGAAGCGGAGAATTTAAGCCCCAGTAAACGGCGGTGGTAACTATAACCATCCTAAGGTAGCGAAATTCCTTGTCGGGTAAGTTCCGACCTGCACGAATGGCGTAACGACTTCTCAGCTGTCTCAACCATAGACTCGGCGAAATTGCATTACGAGTAAAGATGCTCGTTACGCGCGGCAGGACGAAAAGACCCCGGGACCTTCACTACAACTTGGTATTGGTGCTCGATACGGTTTGTGTAGGATAGGTGGGAGACTGTGAAGCCCTCACGCCAGTGAGGGTGGAGTCGTTGTTGAAATACCACTCTGATCGTATTGGGCCTCTAACCTCGGACCGTCTATCCGGTCCAGGGACAGTGCCTGGTGGGTAGTTTAACTGGGGC
Protein-coding regions in this window:
- a CDS encoding acyl-CoA synthetase; protein product: MVDLSAITRPVGRLVATAQNGLEVLLYGGLETGAVPSPFQIVQSVPMYRLRRYFPPDTRPGGKPVGAPVLMVHPMMMSADMWDVTRDEGAVGILHKAGIDPWVIDFGSPDKIEGGMQRNLADHVVALSEAIDTVKTVTGRDVHLAGYSQGGMFAYQTAAYRRSKDLASIVAFGSPVDTLAALPMNLPASLAPAAADFMADHVFSRIDIPGWLARTGFQMLDPVKTAQSRLDFLRQLHDREALLPREQQRRFLASEGWIAWSGPAISELLKQFIAHNRMMTGGFSIHGDLVTLSDISCPVLAVIGEVDDIGQPASVRGIKRAAPQADVYEFSIRAGHFGLVVGSKAATQTWPTVAEWVRWLDSGGSMPDGVTPMPVQPSEPTESGVSLTSRLAHSATAATEMAFTLAKSAADALVTANKSARALAVETARTLPRLARLGQVNDHTRISLGRIMSEQARDMPNGEALLFDGRVHTYEAVDRRINNVVRGLIEVGVRQGTRVGVLMETRPSALVAIAALSRLGAVAVLMPPDADLAEAARLGAVTEIIADPTNLDVARKLDMRVLVLGGGESRDLHLPDNADVIDMEKIDPDLVDLPGWYRPNPGLARDLAFIGFSTISGDLVARQITNYRWALSAFGTASAANLSRSDTVYCLTPLHHQSGLLVSLGGAVVGGARVALSRELRPDRFLQEIRQYGVTVVSYTWAMLREVIDDPAFALNGGHPIRLFIGSGMPAGLWKRVVEVFEPANVVEFFATTDGQAVLANVKGAKIGSKGRPLPGGGEIALAAYDPDGDLILEDDQGFVRRAEAGEVGVLLAHPRGPVDPLASVKRGVFAPADTWVSTEYLFRRDEDGDYWLVDNRASVIHTARGAVFAATVNDAVGRLGAVDMAVTYGVEADNGDTLAVTALALCPGGSIPSADLSEALADLPAGEAPDIVHVVSDMTLTATFRPLAGPLQEKGIPKPSRNAWYLDPDSNRYKRLTAAVRTEIAGGQQ
- a CDS encoding Trm112 family protein, which encodes MALDENLKAILVCPQDRGPLVEVDDALYNPRLRRKYRIDDGIPVLLIDEAVDVDDQEHQRLMSAVGQS
- a CDS encoding alpha/beta hydrolase, with amino-acid sequence MVRDSLRAIPPGKKDVTAPTVIDGLSYIDANDPAMPMYRVIANNRHPVALRDLMIAPVRSGYIGDGHQPDPALVPATGADAVPDVDVDQVYLPVRDGVARCQVYRPRSCESGLLPVIVYYHGGGFTVGSSEDCDFLARKLGFTNDALVVSANYRSAPEYAFPVPFDDAFDVYTWITRHGSDLGADITRVAVAGDSAGSNFAGAIPLRARDEGVRVPDAVVMLGAFADFQFERWPSFLQLAPRGIVYDMAFAGFIRGAYVATAPWKHPWVSPIEGDLTDYPPAVVVAGTHDPIVDSARAFAARIRAAGGVAHEYFPDGMPHGFYFFPGVHAEEDVAYRVVADALADVFQPGRVG
- a CDS encoding DNA-3-methyladenine glycosylase, encoding MSADLLAVDPLTAARLLLGARLAGRRVAATIVEVEAYGGPEDGPWPDAAAHSYRGPGLRNAVMFGPPGRLYTYRSHGIHVCANVVCASDGVAAAVLLRAAVIDTGHDRAWTRRGPAVREVALARGPGNLCSALGITMDDNGIDLFDPSAPVRLELGQLRVGETGPRVGVSKAADRPWRMWLPGHPEVSAYRRSPRAPVPGRSD
- the tyrS gene encoding tyrosine--tRNA ligase, which produces MSVKGTSILDELEWRGLIAQSTDRDALAEALADGPVTVYSGFDPTAPSLHAGHLIPLLTLRRFQQAGHRPIVLAGGATGMIGDPRDVGERTLNTADTVADWADRIRGQLERFVEFDDSRTGAVVVDNLSWTGELSAIEFLRDVGKHFSVNVMLDRDTVRRRLEGEGISYTEFSYMLLQANDYVELHQRYGCTLQVGGSDQWGNIIAGVRLVRQKAGASVHALTTPLVTDSEGKKFGKSTGGGSLWLDPDMTSPYAWYQYFVNTADADVVPYLRWFTFLDADELAELEQATAERPHERAAQRRLARELTNLVHGEAATVAVEHASQALFGRAELAELDEPTLAAALREASVAQLEPGGNDSITELLVSTGLSASKGAARRTIAEGGVSVNNVKITTDEWSPQPSDYLHGKWLVLRRGKRNVAGIERVG